One part of the Quercus lobata isolate SW786 chromosome 7, ValleyOak3.0 Primary Assembly, whole genome shotgun sequence genome encodes these proteins:
- the LOC115951516 gene encoding uncharacterized protein LOC115951516, protein MWLKDSRCVEVVNEAWDEGKSMGIEFTLTNCLDWCRVKLDAWNKLEFGHVSQMIAELQKKLEWLEKQPFTPKFSTSLKTTQIELNCWLEKEDEMWRQRSQINWLQVGVEVTAIVLDFLNSGISPPKFNETHIVLIPKCKEPKNSTKYRPISLCNVVYKIASKAIANRLKKILPTIISDTQSAFVHGRLITDNVLVAFEAMHHISRKKNGLSALIRKVVEEGQMGVIAVSRRGPRLSHLFFADDILIFCKASIGECSELKRILQVYEDASGQQLNRAKTSLFLSKSTPRLIQEEIKNSFGAQVIKQYEKYLGLPSLVGKNKKSTFNDIKEKLRKKLTGWKENLLSKAGKEILIKAVAQAILTYSMSCFKLPDSLCKDLTSMIRNFWWGQRHEEKKMALVRWEKLCAPKACGGMGFKSLKEFNLAMLAKQGWRLQ, encoded by the exons ATGTGGTTGAAAGATTCAAGGTGTGTGGAGGTGGTTAATGAAGCTTGGGATGAGGGGAAGTCAATGGGTATAGAGTTCACTCTTACGAATTGTCTGGATTGGTGCCGTGTGAAGCTTGATGCCTGGAATAAACTTGAATTTGGCCATGTAAGTCAAATGATTGCTGAACTACAAAAGAAATTAGAATGGTTGGAGAAACAGCCTTTTACTCCAAAATTTAGTACTTCTTTGAAGACCACACAGATTGAGTTGAATTGTTGGCTTGAAAAGGAGGATGAGATGTGGAGGCAGAGATCCCAGATTAATTGGTTACAG GTAGGTGTTGAGGTGACAGCAATAGTCTTGGATTTTCTCAACTCAGGTATTTCTCCTCCTAAATTTAATGAAACCCACATAGTGCTTATTCCAAAGTGTAAGGAGCCAAAGAACAGCACAAAATATAGACCAATCAGTCTATGTAATGTGGTTTATAAGATTGCTTCAAAAGCCATTGCTAACAGGTTAAAAAAGATCTTACCAACCATTATCAGTGATACCCAAAGTGCCTTTGTGCACGGAAGGTTAATCACTGATAATGTTCTGGTAGCTTTTGAGGCCATGCATCACATCAGTAGGAAGAAAAATG GTCTTTCTGCATTAATAAGAAAAGTAGTGGAGGAGGGACAGATGGGTGTTATAGCAGTTAGTCGTAGGGGCCCTAGATTATCTCATCTGTTCTTTGCAGAtgacattttgattttttgtaaaGCATCTATTGGTGAATGTAGTGAGTTGAAGAGGATTTTACAAGTCTATGAGGATGCATCGGGCCAACAGTTGAATAGAGCTAAGACTTCACTTTTTTTGAGTAAGAGTACTCCAAGGTTGATACAAGAAGAGATTAAGAATAGTTTTGGGGCACAGGTGATCAAGCAGTATGAGAAGTATTTAGGTTTGCCTTCTTTAGTgggtaaaaacaaaaaaagcactTTCAATGACATAAAGGAGAAGTTGAGGAAGAAGCTAACAGGATGGAAAGAAAATCTGTTGTCAAAGGCTGGGAAGGAAATTCTAATCAAGGCAGTGGCACAAGCAATCCTGACTTATTCAATGAGTTGTTTCAAGTTGCCGGATTCACTTTGTAAGGATTTGACTAGCATGATTCGAAATTTCTGGTGGGGTCAACGACATGAGGAGAAGAAAATGGCATTGGTGAGATGGGAGAAATTGTGTGCCCCTAAAGCATGTGGAGGTATGGGTTTCAAGAGCCTAAAAGAATTTAATTTGGCAATGTTAGCTAAACAAGGGTGGCGGCTGCAATAG
- the LOC115951517 gene encoding F-box/kelch-repeat protein At3g23880-like, with protein MYRSVLLSHRLPDDLVYDILTRLPVKSLIRFRCVSRSWYCTITDSDFITKHLERANLLSNGCLLCNPHRIGQYSSCDYLCTFVCNTDRTSTEISRFEFPSYDEYLVGFSNGIICLANYAVEFSHVLYLWNPSIRKFKRLLATPLIGPCDNAAFGFGYHLQNNDYKILRFVFFRTYRRVKVPPAEAEIYTLSTDSWRRVVISVESFCGTGSNESVDFIESSICLFFNGALHSIAYSRDHNFILSFDLNDERFRKILLPPNYLNGVSVSAEYLAVFKGSLALIVFGEGVAENSNICHIWVMKEYGVVESWTKRSVPMAMGNVQRLFGCTINGELLIKKFGHTQSLAFDPESLNEEILRIPEPACMIYTANFVESLVLLDGLNISSQSEN; from the coding sequence ATGTATCGATCTGTACTGTTGTCCCACCGTCTCCCTGACGACCTCGTCTACGACATCCTGACTCGGCTGCCAGTGAAATCCTTAATCCGATTCAGGTGCGTTTCCAGATCTTGGTACTGCACAATCACCGACTCCGATTTCATTACCAAACACTTAGAACGAGCAAACTTATTATCCAATGGTTGTCTGTTATGTAATCCACATAGAATTGGTCAATATTCATCTTGCGATTATTTGTGTACGTTTGTTTGCAATACCGACCGCACATCGACGGAGATTTCTAGGTTTGAATTTCCTTCTTATGATGAGTACTTGGTTGGTTTCTCTAATGGCATTATCTGCCTAGCTAATTATGCCGTAGAATTTAGTCACGTATTATATTTGTGGAATCCAAGTATTAGAAAGTTTAAGAGGCTTCTAGCTACTCCCTTGATTGGCCCTTGCGATAATGCTGCTTTTGGTTTTGGCTATCATTTGCAAAACAATGACTACAAGATTCTGAGATTTGTGTTTTTTCGTACCTATCGTAGAGTAAAAGTTCCGCCTGCTGAGGCTGAGATTTACACATTGAGTACGGATTCGTGGAGAAGGGTTGTGATATCGGTGGAGTCATTTTGTGGGACTGGATCTAATGAATCAGTTGATTTTATTGAATCGTCAATCTGTTTATTCTTTAATGGAGCTTTGCACTCTATAGCATATTCTCGGGATCATAATTTCATTTTGTCCTTTGATCTCAATGACGAGAGATTCCGTAAGATATTGCTGCCTCCAAATTACTTGAATGGAGTTTCTGTGTCTGCCGAATATCTTGCAGTGTTCAAGGGATCGCTTGCTTTGATTGTTTTTGGTGAAGGTGTAGCTGAGAATAGTAACATATGCCACATATGGGTGATGAAGGAGTATGGTGTGGTCGAGTCTTGGACTAAAAGAAGTGTACCGATGGCGATGGGAAATGTTCAACGCCTTTTTGGCTGCACCATCAATGGGGAACTTCTGATTAAGAAGTTTGGCCACACTCAGAGCCTTGCATTTGACCCTGAGAGTTTAAATGAGGAAATTCTTAGAATTCCAGAGCCTGCATGTATGATTTACACTGCTAATTTTGTGGAGAGCCTAGTTTTACTTGATGGGCTAAACATCTCATCTCAATCAGAAAATTAG